From the genome of Scytonema hofmannii PCC 7110, one region includes:
- a CDS encoding FAD-binding oxidoreductase: MTTPVKSFDINALITSLEGIELITDSHQVAKLSQDYHTFSPVLVPKLQGKVGDVVVRPANEEEVLKVAAACVKHRVPVTVRGAGTGNYGQCVPLHGGVILDMTRMHEILWVKPGIARVQAGVKLAALDKQAREIGWEMRMVPSTYRTATIGGFIAGGSGGIGSIQYGFLGDRGNLQAVRVVTLEDEPRVMELRGDDVQKVNHAWGINGIITELEIPLGPAYPWVEVIVTFDDFMQAARFGHSLAEADGMIKKEIAIFAAQIPHYFTAIKQHIPDGTHAALLNIAESSFELLPGLVGQFGGKITYQKLAQDVGKGVNLGEFTWNHTTLHARTVDTSMTYLQSIFPVDTNLQVVEHMYHHFGDEVTMHLEFVRQHGHVVPGALQLVRFTTEERLNEIIRYHEEQGVFIANPHTYIIEDGGRKAIDPEQLKFKEMVDPHGLMNPGKSKVLVQRARK, encoded by the coding sequence ATGACAACACCCGTAAAATCTTTTGACATAAATGCTCTTATAACCTCATTAGAAGGTATTGAACTCATCACTGATTCCCATCAAGTAGCAAAATTATCTCAAGATTACCATACCTTTAGCCCAGTGCTCGTACCCAAACTACAGGGAAAAGTAGGCGATGTTGTCGTGCGCCCTGCTAACGAAGAAGAAGTATTAAAAGTAGCAGCAGCTTGTGTCAAACATCGCGTCCCAGTAACGGTGCGAGGTGCAGGAACGGGGAATTACGGACAATGCGTTCCCCTACATGGAGGCGTTATTTTAGATATGACCCGAATGCACGAAATACTTTGGGTAAAACCGGGAATAGCACGCGTGCAAGCTGGAGTAAAGTTAGCAGCATTAGATAAACAAGCACGAGAAATCGGCTGGGAAATGCGAATGGTACCTTCTACATACCGCACGGCGACAATTGGTGGATTTATTGCAGGGGGTAGTGGGGGAATTGGATCGATACAGTACGGTTTTTTAGGAGACAGGGGTAATCTTCAAGCTGTAAGAGTTGTCACTTTAGAAGATGAACCACGAGTGATGGAATTGCGCGGTGATGACGTGCAAAAGGTAAACCATGCATGGGGCATTAATGGTATTATTACTGAGTTGGAAATTCCTTTGGGACCAGCGTATCCCTGGGTAGAAGTCATTGTCACATTTGATGACTTTATGCAAGCTGCGAGATTTGGTCATTCTTTGGCTGAGGCTGATGGAATGATTAAGAAAGAAATTGCTATTTTTGCAGCCCAAATTCCGCATTACTTTACTGCCATCAAACAGCATATCCCTGATGGTACCCATGCGGCTTTGTTAAACATTGCAGAATCCAGTTTTGAATTACTGCCAGGATTGGTAGGGCAATTTGGTGGTAAAATAACGTATCAAAAATTAGCACAAGATGTCGGCAAGGGTGTCAACTTAGGGGAGTTTACCTGGAATCACACGACATTACACGCTCGGACTGTGGATACTTCTATGACTTACTTGCAAAGTATATTCCCTGTCGATACGAATCTGCAAGTTGTCGAGCATATGTACCATCATTTTGGCGATGAGGTAACTATGCATTTAGAATTTGTTCGCCAACACGGTCATGTGGTTCCTGGTGCTTTGCAACTTGTCCGTTTTACAACAGAGGAACGACTTAACGAAATTATCCGCTATCACGAAGAGCAAGGAGTGTTTATTGCCAATCCCCACACATATATTATTGAGGACGGTGGGAGAAAAGCGATCGATCCAGAACAACTGAAGTTTAAGGAGATGGTCGATCCTCACGGGTTAATGAATCCCGGTAAGAGTAAAGTCCTAGTACAGCGGGCGCGTAAATAA
- a CDS encoding nucleotidyltransferase family protein — MGIDEILKAYRQDILRIAALYGAYNVRVFGSVARGEARHDSDVDFLVDIEPQRTLLDQIALMQSLEELLGRKVDVTEPETLHELIKDKVLQEAVAL, encoded by the coding sequence ATGGGCATTGATGAAATACTGAAAGCTTATCGGCAAGATATTTTGAGAATTGCGGCTTTGTATGGAGCGTATAATGTGCGGGTGTTTGGTTCGGTGGCTAGAGGAGAAGCAAGACATGACAGTGATGTAGATTTTTTGGTAGATATTGAACCACAGCGAACCTTGTTAGATCAAATTGCTTTGATGCAGTCTTTGGAAGAATTGCTAGGACGTAAAGTGGATGTAACTGAACCAGAAACTTTACATGAGTTGATTAAAGATAAAGTGTTGCAGGAAGCTGTGGCGTTATGA
- a CDS encoding DUF86 domain-containing protein, which produces MRDDRLYLSNIFECIERIESYTCDGKEVFLQTTIIQDAVIRNFEIIGEATKRLSPEIRAAYPDVPWQQVAGFRDVLIHDYLKVNLNRVWGVIEQNLPQLKVTIEVILQELGKL; this is translated from the coding sequence ATGAGAGATGATAGACTGTACTTGAGCAACATTTTTGAATGTATCGAGCGGATAGAGTCTTATACCTGTGATGGCAAAGAAGTATTTTTACAAACCACAATAATTCAAGATGCGGTAATTAGAAATTTTGAAATTATTGGGGAAGCAACGAAGCGGTTATCTCCCGAAATCAGAGCCGCTTATCCAGATGTTCCTTGGCAGCAAGTAGCTGGTTTTAGAGATGTACTGATTCATGATTATTTAAAGGTGAATTTAAATCGAGTTTGGGGCGTGATTGAGCAGAATTTGCCCCAACTAAAGGTAACTATTGAGGTGATTTTGCAAGAATTGGGGAAGTTGTGA
- a CDS encoding aminopeptidase P family protein, which translates to MTPSDLLTAPASTSLQAKLTNLRALMEACQLDAYLIPSADEHLNEYLPEAKQRRMWLSGFTGSAGDFLVGRESSWLFVDFRYHEQADLEVDLSLVHVSKLGMEGQKTLVETLETLGQKFSGFRLGFDPFTIPIEQYRTFQNQLKSAGVELVSVDKNLVDIIRSQSPWVESEPIPALGDSRVFCVPNEVTGETTEQKLGRVREAMRSHKTDIFPITKLDQLAWLFNLRGWDIPYNPVFIAYAIVTPNKAFLLTNLDRIDAEVQQSLQSNVTLLPYEKYIETLNALISQESQSKVLLDPKQTTMGTYQLVDKHRIVETANPIEGMKARKNTVEVEQMKAANLKASRGKLRTLKWISEQLLTGQQLSELDVANAIAQFYQQQPGFQGLSFNTIAGAGTNSSIVHYGTPSPDVLLTNGQFFLLDSGAQYLGGTTDATRTIIVGEPTPEQILRYTEVLKAHINCAMQRFPKGTTGVQLDGIARSTMWMEELDYGHGTGHGVGAFLNVHEGPNGISKRASEPLEPGMVTSIEPGFYLLNWGGIRIENLYVVKNLTPELELQADPSKTPWYGFEPLTYIPFDKRLIALDRLEPRQRQWLENYYVAVVEKLTPILEPNEVDWLREACQL; encoded by the coding sequence ATGACGCCCTCAGACTTGTTAACAGCTCCAGCCTCTACCTCGCTCCAAGCGAAGTTAACGAATTTACGTGCATTGATGGAAGCGTGTCAGTTGGATGCTTACCTGATTCCCTCTGCTGATGAGCACCTAAATGAGTATCTCCCAGAAGCAAAACAGCGACGAATGTGGCTCAGTGGCTTTACGGGTTCTGCGGGGGATTTTTTGGTAGGACGAGAATCGAGTTGGTTGTTTGTTGACTTTCGCTACCACGAACAGGCCGATCTAGAGGTTGATTTATCTTTGGTTCATGTCTCAAAATTGGGCATGGAAGGACAGAAAACTTTGGTGGAAACGTTGGAAACTTTAGGACAAAAATTTTCTGGTTTTCGCTTGGGTTTCGATCCCTTTACTATTCCTATTGAACAATATCGGACGTTTCAAAATCAACTGAAATCTGCTGGGGTGGAACTGGTATCAGTAGATAAGAATTTGGTAGATATCATTCGTTCCCAAAGTCCTTGGGTTGAATCAGAACCTATACCTGCTTTGGGTGATTCTAGGGTGTTTTGCGTACCCAATGAAGTCACTGGGGAAACAACAGAGCAGAAGTTGGGTAGAGTTAGGGAAGCTATGCGATCGCACAAAACGGATATCTTCCCGATTACGAAGTTGGATCAACTCGCATGGCTGTTTAATTTAAGAGGTTGGGATATTCCCTACAATCCCGTTTTTATTGCTTATGCGATCGTGACTCCAAATAAGGCATTTCTATTGACTAATTTGGATCGTATTGACGCCGAAGTTCAGCAATCTTTGCAAAGCAATGTAACTTTACTTCCCTACGAGAAATATATAGAAACTCTAAATGCATTAATTTCTCAAGAAAGCCAGAGCAAAGTCCTTTTAGATCCCAAGCAGACAACGATGGGGACTTATCAGCTCGTAGATAAGCATCGAATTGTAGAAACTGCCAATCCCATTGAGGGAATGAAAGCTCGAAAAAATACGGTTGAAGTCGAGCAAATGAAGGCGGCGAATCTGAAAGCAAGTCGCGGAAAGTTACGAACTTTAAAGTGGATATCGGAACAACTCTTAACCGGACAGCAATTGAGTGAGTTGGATGTCGCAAATGCGATCGCTCAATTCTACCAACAACAACCTGGCTTTCAAGGGTTAAGTTTTAATACAATCGCCGGTGCAGGAACGAACAGTTCCATTGTTCACTACGGTACACCCAGTCCCGACGTCTTGCTGACGAATGGTCAATTCTTCTTACTCGACTCAGGAGCGCAGTATTTGGGAGGGACAACAGATGCCACCCGAACTATTATTGTAGGTGAACCAACACCCGAACAAATCTTACGTTATACTGAGGTTTTAAAAGCACACATTAACTGTGCTATGCAACGGTTTCCCAAAGGAACAACAGGTGTTCAACTTGATGGGATAGCCAGATCTACCATGTGGATGGAGGAACTTGACTACGGGCATGGTACTGGGCATGGTGTTGGTGCTTTTTTAAACGTCCATGAAGGACCAAATGGCATCAGCAAGCGAGCCTCTGAACCTTTAGAACCGGGTATGGTAACGAGCATTGAACCGGGGTTTTACTTACTCAATTGGGGAGGAATTCGTATTGAAAACCTCTACGTAGTCAAAAATTTAACACCAGAGTTAGAGCTTCAAGCAGATCCAAGCAAAACCCCTTGGTATGGCTTTGAACCTCTGACATACATTCCTTTCGATAAACGCTTGATAGCGCTAGATCGATTGGAGCCTCGACAACGTCAGTGGTTGGAAAATTACTATGTAGCCGTTGTGGAGAAGTTAACTCCGATTTTAGAGCCGAATGAAGTAGACTGGCTGAGAGAAGCGTGTCAATTGTAA